In Megalobrama amblycephala isolate DHTTF-2021 linkage group LG10, ASM1881202v1, whole genome shotgun sequence, one DNA window encodes the following:
- the LOC125276776 gene encoding lysophosphatidylserine lipase ABHD12-like isoform X1, producing MKRRINKSERKFQSAGRLQKPKDLNEHARSQWVWTWTKMGLLSVCVLSATVPFLLYLFSDYVDLSRPSDIGLNHTINIYLKPEEGVRVGVWYTVPEHRWKEAQGQNLEWYEKALGDGSPIFIYLHGNGGNRSAPHRIGIANVLSAIGYHVLVLDYRGFGDSTGEPTEAGLSTDALYLYDWVKARSGNSLVCVWGHSLGSGVSTNTAVKLLEQGKQFDGIILEGAFLTGRVAPNQIFEHPFSWFYWKFPYIQFFLFNPLKNNIVEFPTDENLQKIRTPIMILHAEDDHLVPFASAQEIYRIAKKAQNSDERVKLVPFKGSLGYLHNGLYKDPGLPNIIREFVQSLKA from the exons ATGAAGCGAAGAATCAATAAATCTGAAAGAAAATTTCAGTCTGCAGGAAGATTGCAGAAACCTAAGGATTTAAATGAGCATGCAAG ATCTCAGTGGGTGTGGACTTGGACTAAAATGGGACTTCTTTCAGTGTGCGTGCTTTCTGCAACAGTACCATTTCTTCTGTATCTCTTCTCTG ACTATGTTGACCTCAGCCGACCTTCAGATATAGGTCTCAATCACACTATAAATATCTACCTCAAACCCGAGGAGGGAGTGAGAGTGGGCGTGTG GTATACTGTACCTGAACATAGATGGAAGGAGGCGCAGGGGCAGAATCTAGAGTGGTATGAGAAAGCTCTGGGGGATGGATCACCAATTTTCATCTACCTCCATGGCAATGGGGGTAACAG ATCTGCACCCCATCGTATTGGAATTGCAAAT GTCTTGAGTGCCATTGGATATCACGTCTTGGTGTTGGACTACAGAG GTTTTGGGGACTCCACTGGGGAACCTACAGAGGCCGGTCTGAGTACTGATGCCTTATACTTGTACGACTGGGTTAAGGCACGCAGTGGAAACAGcctggtgtgtgtgtgggggcACTCGCTTGGTAGTGG TGTATCAACTAACACTGCAGTGAAATTACTGGAGCAAG GAAAACAGTTTGATGGAATAATACTTGAGGGTGCATTCCTGACTGGGCGAGTGGCACCTAATCAAATTTTTGAACACCCTTTTTCCTGG ttttATTGGAAGTTCCCATACATTCAGTTCTTCCTTTTCAATCCACTGAAAAACAACATTGTGGAATTTCCAACTGATGAGAA TTTGCAGAAAATTAGAACTCCCATTATGATTCTCCATGCTGAAGATGACCATTTAGTGCCCttcgcctcagctcaagag ATTTATAGAATCGCAAAAAAGGCCCAGAACTCAGATGAACGAGTCAAGCTGGTACCATTTAAAGGGTCACTTGGATATCTTCATAATGGGCTGTATAAAGACCCTGGTTTGCCAAATATCATAAG GGAGTTTGTGCAGTCACTGAAGGCATGA
- the LOC125276776 gene encoding lysophosphatidylserine lipase ABHD12-like isoform X2, producing the protein MGLLSVCVLSATVPFLLYLFSDYVDLSRPSDIGLNHTINIYLKPEEGVRVGVWYTVPEHRWKEAQGQNLEWYEKALGDGSPIFIYLHGNGGNRSAPHRIGIANVLSAIGYHVLVLDYRGFGDSTGEPTEAGLSTDALYLYDWVKARSGNSLVCVWGHSLGSGVSTNTAVKLLEQGKQFDGIILEGAFLTGRVAPNQIFEHPFSWFYWKFPYIQFFLFNPLKNNIVEFPTDENLQKIRTPIMILHAEDDHLVPFASAQEIYRIAKKAQNSDERVKLVPFKGSLGYLHNGLYKDPGLPNIIREFVQSLKA; encoded by the exons ATGGGACTTCTTTCAGTGTGCGTGCTTTCTGCAACAGTACCATTTCTTCTGTATCTCTTCTCTG ACTATGTTGACCTCAGCCGACCTTCAGATATAGGTCTCAATCACACTATAAATATCTACCTCAAACCCGAGGAGGGAGTGAGAGTGGGCGTGTG GTATACTGTACCTGAACATAGATGGAAGGAGGCGCAGGGGCAGAATCTAGAGTGGTATGAGAAAGCTCTGGGGGATGGATCACCAATTTTCATCTACCTCCATGGCAATGGGGGTAACAG ATCTGCACCCCATCGTATTGGAATTGCAAAT GTCTTGAGTGCCATTGGATATCACGTCTTGGTGTTGGACTACAGAG GTTTTGGGGACTCCACTGGGGAACCTACAGAGGCCGGTCTGAGTACTGATGCCTTATACTTGTACGACTGGGTTAAGGCACGCAGTGGAAACAGcctggtgtgtgtgtgggggcACTCGCTTGGTAGTGG TGTATCAACTAACACTGCAGTGAAATTACTGGAGCAAG GAAAACAGTTTGATGGAATAATACTTGAGGGTGCATTCCTGACTGGGCGAGTGGCACCTAATCAAATTTTTGAACACCCTTTTTCCTGG ttttATTGGAAGTTCCCATACATTCAGTTCTTCCTTTTCAATCCACTGAAAAACAACATTGTGGAATTTCCAACTGATGAGAA TTTGCAGAAAATTAGAACTCCCATTATGATTCTCCATGCTGAAGATGACCATTTAGTGCCCttcgcctcagctcaagag ATTTATAGAATCGCAAAAAAGGCCCAGAACTCAGATGAACGAGTCAAGCTGGTACCATTTAAAGGGTCACTTGGATATCTTCATAATGGGCTGTATAAAGACCCTGGTTTGCCAAATATCATAAG GGAGTTTGTGCAGTCACTGAAGGCATGA